A section of the Candidatus Paceibacterota bacterium genome encodes:
- a CDS encoding uracil-DNA glycosylase: protein MFSYLSQEWKEFLGEEVLKKTEMDLSDFLDGEYRKGEVYPPREQLFTALNLCPPKSVKVVILGQDPYHGEGEAHGLAFSVQKGVKQPPSLRNILSEVSSDLSLKTPQTGDLTPWAGQGVLLLNTVLSVVKDKANSHAKKGWEDFTLTIIRKLSAQNNPAVFMLWGKPAGQYAQYIDPIKHLILTAPHPSPLSSYRGFFGSKHFSKANIWLREKGRGEIEWLQE, encoded by the coding sequence ATGTTTAGTTATCTCAGTCAGGAGTGGAAGGAATTTCTTGGAGAGGAAGTACTCAAGAAGACCGAAATGGATTTGAGTGATTTTTTGGATGGGGAATATAGGAAGGGTGAAGTTTACCCTCCGCGCGAACAGTTGTTTACCGCACTTAATCTCTGTCCACCAAAGTCTGTGAAAGTAGTTATTCTTGGGCAGGATCCATACCATGGGGAGGGTGAGGCTCATGGGCTTGCGTTTTCGGTCCAAAAGGGCGTAAAACAGCCTCCCTCGCTTCGTAATATCCTTTCCGAGGTAAGCTCCGATTTGAGCCTAAAAACGCCACAAACGGGCGATTTGACCCCCTGGGCAGGGCAAGGCGTGCTGCTACTCAATACGGTGCTATCAGTTGTGAAAGATAAAGCGAATTCCCATGCCAAGAAGGGTTGGGAGGACTTCACCCTAACAATCATCAGAAAGCTTTCAGCCCAAAATAACCCCGCTGTCTTTATGCTCTGGGGAAAGCCCGCCGGGCAGTACGCGCAGTACATTGACCCAATAAAGCATCTCATTTTGACCGCCCCGCACCCTTCACCACTTTCCTCCTATCGTGGCTTCTTCGGCTCCAAACATTTTAGCAAGGCAAATATTTGGTTAAGGGAAAAAGGAAGAGGCGAGATCGAGTGGTTACAAGAATAG
- a CDS encoding lamin tail domain-containing protein, with product MLHRMLAMSVLFLLPSVCFAAVEINEIAWMGTSAGSSNEWIELHNTGNSDVTLSGWKIVSVPAKISIALTGSIAADGYYLIERSNDNVIPEIPADLIASFSTGLSNDGMTLNLLDASGAVVDEVIGGVSWKNIGGSVSSKETAQRSTSGWVTAAGTPGAPTPSSVSDNTSGDNTTPVIESSATNTPDNVQDITVSGTSSGSASATNKTTVTRESYRIVVHSNERIYKDIPTALRASVSGLHDEMLPDAVVTWNFGDGAVATGTAVTHTYRFPGTYPVIVTAAYKGLSTQVRARAQVIAQDVHIVTALPGIDGYVSIISPVDIDISGWTLRDGNVSFAFPPQTQLFGKVAATFPNAITGMYVQQTLALFRADGRLMSAVGSDDEAELVVDSYPSAQLALARSALQPPVLGKAATTTATSLGDWSMSSVTKGFRFPVWGYWVLAAFFVGAAGLIIALSKGFNPNREVDAEAEKYTFIELDSNLEDIT from the coding sequence ATGTTACATCGAATGTTGGCGATGAGCGTTCTCTTTTTGCTGCCAAGCGTTTGTTTTGCAGCTGTCGAAATAAATGAGATCGCATGGATGGGAACCTCTGCAGGTTCTTCAAATGAATGGATTGAATTACACAATACTGGTAATTCTGATGTTACTCTTTCAGGTTGGAAGATTGTTTCCGTGCCTGCAAAAATTTCTATTGCGCTCACTGGTTCCATTGCGGCTGACGGCTACTATCTCATCGAACGTTCGAATGATAATGTCATCCCAGAAATTCCTGCTGATCTTATTGCCTCTTTTTCGACAGGCCTCAGTAATGATGGCATGACCCTCAATCTGCTCGATGCGAGTGGTGCAGTCGTGGATGAGGTAATCGGGGGAGTAAGTTGGAAAAATATTGGAGGCAGTGTCTCTTCGAAGGAAACTGCGCAGCGCAGCACCTCAGGCTGGGTGACCGCAGCGGGGACACCTGGTGCACCAACTCCTTCTTCTGTTTCGGACAATACAAGTGGTGATAATACGACTCCAGTCATTGAATCGAGTGCAACGAATACTCCAGATAATGTGCAGGACATCACTGTTTCAGGTACTTCTTCGGGCAGTGCCTCTGCTACAAATAAAACTACCGTCACTCGTGAAAGTTATCGTATTGTCGTGCATTCAAACGAGCGCATATACAAAGACATCCCAACCGCTTTACGTGCAAGTGTAAGTGGTCTCCATGATGAAATGCTTCCTGATGCGGTAGTGACTTGGAACTTTGGTGACGGCGCGGTTGCGACAGGCACTGCGGTGACACATACGTATCGTTTTCCAGGGACCTATCCTGTGATCGTCACTGCGGCATATAAGGGACTGAGCACACAAGTACGCGCGCGAGCGCAAGTGATTGCACAAGATGTGCATATTGTGACCGCACTTCCCGGGATTGATGGATACGTGTCCATTATTTCTCCTGTTGATATAGATATCTCCGGCTGGACACTTCGTGATGGAAATGTGTCATTTGCTTTTCCTCCGCAGACACAACTCTTTGGGAAGGTTGCGGCAACATTTCCAAATGCCATCACTGGTATGTATGTGCAGCAGACGCTCGCACTCTTCCGTGCTGATGGAAGACTGATGTCTGCTGTAGGAAGTGATGACGAAGCGGAGCTTGTTGTTGATAGTTATCCTTCAGCACAGCTTGCGCTTGCACGCTCTGCGCTGCAACCACCTGTCTTGGGGAAGGCAGCGACAACGACAGCAACCTCACTCGGTGACTGGAGTATGTCGAGTGTAACAAAAGGCTTTCGTTTTCCTGTGTGGGGATATTGGGTCCTCGCCGCATTCTTTGTCGGCGCTGCGGGACTCATTATTGCACTCTCGAAAGGATTTAATCCGAATAGGGAAGTAGATGCGGAAGCAGAGAAATATACGTTTATAGAGTTGGACTCCAACTTGGAAGACATAACTTAA
- the clpX gene encoding ATP-dependent Clp protease ATP-binding subunit ClpX, producing the protein MHDGLPEIEPVDMVPPQFGRCYFCGSDSEAMMRGPCIAENFQGEAKQYILDALTLVGLYDPEKKVAQSTGFALICADCVYGLAEWFDDEAVQEDANQIRAKSVKMTPGRIQAMLDKIVIGQERAKRALSIAVWQHYMRIRAKSEDLKHPKAQGAEVNIEKSNVLLIGPTGCGKTLLVQAIARYLEVPFATIDASMVTASGYVGANSNDALRQLFYQAEGDLALAGRGIICVDEIDKIVAKETTSGADVGGIGAQQTFLKIIEGADVPFEVPLPSGAKLERVMDTRNILFIGSGAFPGLNKIKRAPKSSKEIGFMSSSVKKTEEQESCKKVLPEDLVKYGFIEEFCGRFPVIETLDALSRQDLERVLIEPQSSLVKQYKKLFRIAGVELEITEEVLASVVEEAVSKKMGARGLRGALEARLQSVLFTVPDLKLQNSRLKKVIVDKECAGGGSPKCEFRPIKVKIPPIVEIEG; encoded by the coding sequence ATGCACGATGGCCTACCCGAGATCGAACCTGTCGATATGGTGCCACCGCAATTCGGCCGCTGTTATTTCTGTGGCAGTGATTCAGAGGCAATGATGCGCGGACCCTGTATCGCAGAGAATTTTCAGGGAGAAGCGAAGCAGTACATTCTTGATGCGCTGACACTCGTCGGATTGTACGACCCAGAGAAGAAGGTTGCACAATCAACGGGCTTCGCGCTCATTTGCGCGGACTGCGTCTATGGTCTTGCTGAGTGGTTCGATGACGAAGCGGTTCAGGAAGATGCGAATCAGATTCGCGCCAAAAGCGTGAAGATGACTCCGGGTCGCATTCAAGCCATGCTCGACAAGATTGTGATTGGACAAGAGCGTGCCAAGAGGGCACTTTCAATCGCCGTCTGGCAGCATTACATGCGCATTCGTGCCAAGAGCGAAGACCTGAAGCATCCAAAGGCTCAAGGAGCGGAGGTGAACATCGAGAAATCGAACGTCCTCCTCATTGGTCCGACGGGCTGCGGAAAGACGCTGCTCGTGCAGGCAATCGCGCGGTACCTCGAAGTCCCGTTTGCAACCATCGATGCATCCATGGTGACCGCATCAGGATATGTTGGGGCGAATTCCAACGATGCGCTCCGGCAGCTGTTCTATCAGGCCGAGGGTGACCTCGCACTTGCAGGCCGAGGAATCATTTGTGTTGACGAGATCGATAAGATCGTCGCCAAGGAAACAACCAGCGGCGCTGATGTCGGCGGCATCGGTGCGCAGCAGACATTCCTCAAGATCATCGAAGGAGCGGATGTTCCGTTTGAAGTGCCACTCCCGAGTGGCGCGAAGCTCGAGCGTGTCATGGATACGAGAAATATTCTTTTCATCGGAAGTGGTGCATTTCCTGGTCTTAATAAAATCAAGCGTGCGCCAAAATCGTCAAAAGAGATCGGCTTCATGAGTTCGTCTGTGAAGAAAACAGAAGAGCAGGAATCGTGCAAGAAGGTACTTCCTGAGGACCTTGTCAAATACGGTTTCATTGAGGAGTTCTGTGGCCGTTTTCCGGTTATTGAAACACTCGATGCGCTTTCAAGACAAGACCTCGAACGTGTACTCATCGAGCCACAGAGTTCACTCGTGAAGCAGTACAAAAAACTTTTCCGTATTGCTGGGGTTGAACTCGAAATCACTGAAGAAGTGCTTGCAAGTGTTGTTGAAGAAGCGGTCTCGAAGAAGATGGGGGCACGCGGGCTCCGCGGAGCACTCGAGGCGAGGCTGCAAAGTGTTTTATTTACGGTTCCCGATCTCAAGTTGCAGAACTCGCGCTTGAAGAAGGTAATCGTTGATAAGGAGTGCGCGGGAGGAGGATCGCCGAAGTGCGAATTTCGTCCCATAAAAGTGAAAATTCCTCCTATCGTAGAGATAGAGGGTTAG
- a CDS encoding type IV secretion system DNA-binding domain-containing protein, with product MSWKYDKEKITYFAETDFRGQRVKFGIRAEDRARHMYIIGKTGMGKSTLLENLAIQDIQNGEGVCFIDPHGGTAEALLQYVPKERVNDVVYFAPFDVEYPLAMNVLEDMGPEKRPLIASGLMGAFKKVWVDAWSARMEYLLSNALLALLETPGSTLLGVNRMFADKDFREMVVNNVKDASVRSFWVDEFAKYTEKFATEAASAIQNKVGQFSANPLIRNIVGQEKSTFDIRWMMDNRKIFIVNLSKGRIGEGNAALLGAMLITKMYLAAMSRAEVTPGELKELPPFYLYVDEFQSFANESFADILSEARKYKLCLTIAHQYIDQMTDEVRSAVFGNVGTMITFRVGSTDAEVLEKEFAPVFVVDDFVSLGFAQIYLKLMIRGASSAPFSARTEDRPPMPEHTYLAEVIDASRKQFGRPREQVDADINVWFRPVKEGGSTSDAPKTQKYSPGARPDRPRYEGSSSGSRDGGGQGPRPSYPPRDNDRDRGDRPSYVPRSDDRGGQDRPQYAPRQSERPMPGGPALRDALARVNAAPAGSRDNFGSYDQQRPSQQPQQEQQYAAPQQQMPPQYQQQPPQQYAPPQQYHPAPYAQPQHPGYPYALPPAMPGHYYPPQPMPQYPYPAPPQQSYYPQHYAPQYPQYPSQQMQYPYPPAQAPLPSPHAFGPQYVVVPVSPKTHTQQHVAPPSVPSREPRREESRREDTRRDDGKKEERKDSMRTERPVDRTRTENLKRELAKSEARNVAPRVDNKSPTPEKLDALAEALKKLQEKTAAAPALEGDGVEPPVQLVATPVEEKQQPKEVPLDQLRSVLGDNE from the coding sequence ATGAGCTGGAAATACGACAAAGAAAAGATTACCTATTTCGCTGAAACTGACTTCCGTGGACAACGCGTGAAATTCGGCATTCGTGCTGAGGATCGTGCGCGTCACATGTACATCATCGGTAAGACGGGTATGGGTAAATCTACCTTGCTCGAAAACCTCGCAATTCAAGATATTCAGAATGGGGAAGGAGTTTGTTTTATCGATCCTCACGGAGGCACCGCTGAGGCGCTTTTGCAGTATGTTCCAAAGGAACGTGTGAATGATGTCGTCTACTTTGCACCATTTGATGTGGAGTATCCACTTGCGATGAATGTGCTTGAGGATATGGGACCAGAGAAGCGACCACTCATTGCGTCAGGGCTCATGGGTGCTTTCAAGAAGGTGTGGGTGGATGCATGGAGTGCTCGTATGGAATACTTGCTCTCGAATGCACTCCTTGCACTACTTGAAACTCCCGGCTCGACACTCCTTGGTGTGAATCGTATGTTCGCTGACAAGGATTTTCGTGAAATGGTGGTGAATAACGTGAAAGATGCCTCTGTGCGTTCATTCTGGGTAGATGAGTTTGCGAAGTATACCGAGAAGTTCGCAACAGAAGCTGCATCTGCTATCCAAAACAAGGTTGGACAATTTTCTGCAAATCCACTCATTCGTAACATTGTTGGACAAGAGAAGTCCACATTCGATATTCGTTGGATGATGGATAATCGAAAGATCTTCATTGTGAACTTGAGTAAGGGCCGCATTGGTGAAGGAAATGCTGCGCTCCTTGGTGCTATGCTCATCACGAAGATGTATTTGGCTGCAATGAGCCGCGCCGAAGTAACGCCAGGAGAGCTCAAGGAACTCCCACCATTCTATCTTTATGTCGATGAGTTTCAATCCTTTGCGAATGAGTCGTTTGCGGATATTCTCTCTGAGGCACGTAAGTATAAACTTTGTCTCACAATCGCACATCAATATATTGATCAGATGACGGACGAAGTGCGCTCCGCGGTGTTTGGAAACGTTGGTACAATGATCACCTTCCGTGTGGGTTCTACGGATGCCGAAGTTTTGGAGAAAGAATTTGCGCCAGTATTCGTTGTTGATGATTTCGTGAGCCTTGGTTTTGCGCAGATCTACCTTAAGCTCATGATCCGTGGAGCAAGTTCCGCTCCGTTTTCCGCACGCACTGAAGACCGTCCGCCAATGCCCGAGCATACCTATCTTGCAGAAGTCATCGATGCTTCCCGAAAGCAGTTTGGAAGACCACGCGAACAGGTTGATGCCGACATCAATGTGTGGTTCAGGCCAGTAAAAGAAGGGGGGAGTACTAGTGATGCGCCAAAGACGCAGAAATATTCTCCGGGTGCACGTCCTGATCGACCACGTTATGAAGGATCTTCTTCGGGGTCACGTGATGGTGGTGGACAAGGTCCCCGCCCGTCATATCCTCCTCGTGATAATGATCGCGACCGTGGTGATCGTCCTTCTTATGTTCCGCGTAGTGATGATCGAGGTGGACAGGATCGACCACAGTATGCACCGCGTCAGAGTGAGCGACCAATGCCGGGAGGCCCTGCATTGCGTGATGCACTTGCACGCGTGAATGCAGCTCCTGCGGGATCACGAGACAACTTTGGTTCATATGATCAGCAGCGCCCGTCTCAACAACCACAGCAGGAGCAGCAGTATGCCGCGCCGCAGCAACAGATGCCGCCGCAATACCAGCAGCAGCCTCCGCAGCAGTACGCACCGCCACAGCAATATCATCCTGCTCCTTATGCGCAGCCTCAGCATCCGGGATATCCTTACGCATTGCCACCTGCTATGCCGGGACACTATTATCCTCCGCAGCCAATGCCGCAGTATCCGTATCCTGCGCCGCCGCAACAATCATATTATCCGCAGCATTACGCGCCGCAGTATCCGCAATATCCTTCGCAGCAGATGCAGTATCCGTATCCTCCTGCACAAGCTCCGCTCCCGTCACCTCATGCCTTTGGGCCGCAATATGTAGTGGTGCCAGTAAGTCCAAAGACACATACGCAGCAACATGTTGCACCGCCGTCAGTTCCTAGTCGCGAGCCCCGTAGGGAGGAGTCTCGACGAGAGGATACTCGCCGTGATGATGGCAAGAAAGAAGAGCGTAAGGACTCCATGCGTACAGAACGTCCTGTCGATCGCACGCGTACGGAGAATCTCAAACGTGAACTTGCAAAGTCAGAGGCGCGCAATGTGGCGCCCCGTGTTGATAACAAGAGTCCCACCCCAGAGAAGCTTGATGCACTTGCTGAAGCACTAAAGAAACTTCAGGAAAAAACCGCAGCGGCACCTGCTCTCGAGGGTGATGGAGTAGAGCCACCAGTGCAGCTTGTTGCTACTCCAGTTGAGGAGAAGCAGCAGCCGAAAGAGGTTCCGCTCGATCAGCTCAGATCGGTGCTCGGAGATAATGAATAA
- a CDS encoding putative glycoside hydrolase → MQPETSTMKHFVLGVLILAALLMISMAFGGGATVTYDRTAVAKEIAAEEARNAAMNASSTASTTQNSVTPIDVKTDGVAPISAQSITSSGTTSPKTRPIVVHQKTPDVVRAAYMTSCIASGAGLRAPMLKLLEDSSLNALVIDVKDYTGYISVDLGNPNFPTGGKSCLVKDMHEFLAELGAKGIYRIARVAVMQDPYYADHHPNEAVKRKDNGGIWKDNKGLAFVDPSSKDFWKYIRDVSVAAYDAGFDEVNFDYVRFPTDGNLANMSFAHNSSTTKQMVMKTFFTYIGEEMRSRKIPTSVDIFGMVTTASDDLGIGQYLEDILPHFDFVAPMVYPSHYPKGFNNWKDPNTVPGPLTEFVMGKAVERAKAKGFGPEKYRTWIQDFNYGKIYTAADVRAEINSSVKVGVKSYMAWDPSNRYTDAAYIQPANPISAAQ, encoded by the coding sequence ATGCAACCTGAAACCTCTACAATGAAGCACTTTGTGCTGGGAGTACTTATCCTGGCAGCACTTTTGATGATCTCTATGGCGTTTGGTGGCGGCGCAACAGTAACGTATGACCGCACAGCGGTCGCAAAAGAGATTGCAGCAGAAGAGGCGCGCAATGCCGCAATGAACGCATCGTCGACTGCATCGACAACACAAAACTCAGTCACGCCAATCGATGTAAAAACCGATGGTGTTGCTCCTATTTCTGCGCAAAGTATCACAAGTTCAGGCACTACTTCGCCGAAGACTCGCCCGATAGTTGTGCACCAAAAAACGCCAGATGTAGTGCGTGCAGCGTATATGACAAGTTGTATCGCAAGTGGTGCGGGTTTGCGTGCACCTATGTTAAAGCTGCTCGAAGATTCAAGCCTCAATGCACTGGTTATCGATGTGAAGGACTATACGGGGTACATCTCCGTTGACTTAGGGAATCCAAATTTTCCTACTGGAGGCAAGTCTTGTCTTGTGAAGGATATGCATGAGTTCCTTGCTGAGCTTGGAGCAAAGGGTATTTATCGCATTGCTCGTGTTGCAGTGATGCAGGATCCTTACTATGCTGATCATCATCCTAATGAGGCAGTGAAGCGCAAAGATAACGGGGGAATATGGAAGGATAATAAAGGACTCGCATTTGTTGATCCAAGTTCAAAAGATTTCTGGAAATACATTCGTGATGTCTCTGTCGCCGCATATGATGCGGGATTCGATGAAGTAAACTTCGACTACGTACGCTTCCCAACTGATGGAAATCTTGCAAACATGTCCTTTGCACACAATAGTTCAACAACGAAGCAAATGGTCATGAAGACATTCTTCACTTATATCGGTGAGGAGATGCGTTCTCGAAAGATCCCAACTTCTGTGGATATCTTTGGTATGGTGACGACTGCAAGTGACGATCTTGGTATTGGGCAATATCTCGAAGATATACTCCCACACTTTGATTTTGTTGCGCCTATGGTCTATCCATCACATTATCCAAAGGGTTTCAATAACTGGAAAGATCCAAATACTGTGCCCGGACCACTGACGGAATTCGTTATGGGTAAGGCAGTAGAACGTGCAAAGGCGAAGGGCTTTGGTCCCGAAAAGTATAGAACTTGGATTCAGGATTTCAATTATGGAAAGATTTATACTGCGGCTGATGTGCGTGCAGAAATAAATAGCAGTGTGAAAGTGGGTGTAAAAAGCTACATGGCTTGGGATCCATCGAATCGTTATACTGATGCTGCATATATCCAGCCCGCAAATCCGATTTCCGCTGCACAATAG
- the rsmI gene encoding 16S rRNA (cytidine(1402)-2'-O)-methyltransferase: MATLYIVSTPIGNLEDITLRALNVLKSVNKILCEDTRVTRNLLAKYDIHVPTMSYHAQSSSGKHDDILELLRDGQDLALVSDAGTPTLSDPGVLLVQLVREHLPDVQVIAIPGASALLTALVSTGFSSAQFLFLGFLPHKKGRETLFKEIAETERTIVFYESPHRIEKTLESLEKYLPADRKVAACRELTKMFEEVQIGTAAEVRAYYAAHPDKVRGEFVVAINQM, encoded by the coding sequence ATGGCGACACTATATATAGTCTCTACTCCAATTGGCAACCTCGAAGATATCACGCTGCGGGCGCTAAATGTCCTCAAATCGGTCAATAAGATCCTTTGTGAGGACACGCGCGTGACGAGGAATCTGCTCGCGAAATATGATATCCATGTACCGACGATGAGCTACCACGCACAGAGTAGTTCAGGGAAACATGATGATATCCTTGAGCTTCTCCGTGACGGTCAAGATCTCGCACTTGTATCTGATGCGGGCACTCCGACGCTTTCAGATCCTGGGGTACTCCTTGTCCAGCTTGTACGTGAGCATCTGCCCGACGTGCAGGTGATTGCAATTCCGGGTGCTTCCGCACTCCTCACCGCGCTTGTCTCGACAGGATTCTCTTCAGCACAGTTTCTTTTTCTCGGTTTTCTCCCGCACAAGAAGGGGAGAGAGACACTCTTTAAAGAAATAGCAGAAACAGAGCGCACGATAGTATTTTACGAATCTCCGCACCGTATCGAAAAGACACTTGAGTCGCTCGAGAAGTATCTTCCCGCAGATCGGAAAGTTGCGGCCTGCCGAGAACTCACAAAAATGTTTGAGGAAGTACAGATTGGTACCGCAGCGGAAGTGCGTGCCTATTACGCTGCCCATCCGGACAAAGTCCGAGGTGAATTCGTGGTCGCAATCAATCAAATGTAG
- a CDS encoding GMP reductase, translated as MRIDNDMKLDYADVLLKPKRSTLESRKDVVLERTFTFYHSPKEWTGMPIMTANMASSGTFEMARVLSEYKIITTFHKYYTVDDFKEFFAQFNNPDYVAYSLGIRDEDMQKLRDMDAAGLMKNFSFICLDVPNGYLQRFIDAIKSVRAMFPEHIIVAGNIVTNEMAEEIILSGADIVKVGIGSGAACTTRRMTGVGYPQLSAVIECADAAHGIRNAQGVGRIIADGGQQYISDIAKAFCGGADFNMCGSLFSGFEQSGGETVEKNGKLYKEYFGSSSNKAMIEHYGKKDAHRASEGRYVLLPHKGDLHIFVQDLLGALRSTATYLGASFLKELPKRATFIMVNRQLNTYLEKYDTGD; from the coding sequence ATGCGCATAGATAATGACATGAAGTTGGATTACGCAGATGTACTCCTCAAGCCAAAGCGAAGTACACTCGAATCACGAAAGGACGTTGTACTGGAGCGAACGTTTACGTTCTATCATTCGCCAAAGGAGTGGACTGGTATGCCGATCATGACCGCAAACATGGCTTCTTCGGGGACATTTGAGATGGCGAGGGTGCTCTCAGAATATAAGATCATTACAACGTTCCATAAGTATTATACGGTGGATGATTTCAAGGAATTCTTTGCTCAATTCAATAACCCTGATTATGTTGCGTACAGCCTAGGTATACGAGACGAAGACATGCAGAAACTCCGCGATATGGATGCCGCTGGTCTCATGAAGAATTTTTCATTCATTTGTCTCGACGTGCCCAATGGATATTTGCAGCGTTTCATCGATGCGATCAAGTCAGTGCGTGCAATGTTTCCTGAACATATCATCGTCGCAGGGAATATCGTGACCAACGAAATGGCTGAAGAGATCATTCTCTCGGGTGCGGATATCGTTAAGGTAGGTATTGGCTCAGGTGCCGCATGTACTACTAGGCGCATGACCGGTGTCGGTTATCCGCAACTCTCTGCGGTCATTGAATGCGCGGATGCAGCGCACGGTATTCGAAATGCACAAGGAGTGGGGAGAATCATTGCCGATGGCGGACAGCAATATATCTCCGACATCGCAAAAGCATTTTGTGGTGGTGCTGATTTCAATATGTGCGGCTCACTCTTTTCAGGATTTGAACAGAGTGGGGGAGAAACAGTCGAGAAGAATGGAAAGCTCTATAAGGAGTATTTCGGCTCCTCTTCAAATAAGGCAATGATCGAACATTATGGGAAAAAAGATGCGCATCGTGCGAGCGAGGGGCGCTATGTACTGCTTCCCCACAAGGGAGATCTGCATATTTTCGTTCAGGATCTCCTTGGTGCGTTGCGTAGCACTGCAACCTATCTTGGCGCAAGCTTCCTCAAGGAGCTCCCAAAGCGCGCAACCTTCATCATGGTTAACAGACAACTAAATACGTATCTCGAAAAGTATGATACGGGCGATTAG
- the pilM gene encoding pilus assembly protein PilM: MSFLEQLGNLFGDKSSASVVGVDIGGSSAKVLQVKRGSPKPILETYGEIALGPYAGVEVGQAALNLPVPTIVEALRGLFKEANVTSTDMVFSLPLSSTLLTVIELPDVGEKRLAEIVPIEARKYIPMNVNEVSLSHWVIPKAVRNYVDPDEEERNKNGPPKVDVLLAAVHNDILKRFQDIATGLGAKTASFEIEAFSTIRAVMGRESQPVAILDIGAASSKLVLVEDGVVRGAHLLSVGSQEVTQALARAHGVTLLQAEEMKREYGLIGDPNDPAIAEIARLAIERILGEAVRIVRRYAQQHHVTMSRVILCGAGSLIKGLPDVARGGFDCEIVYSDSFSRLTTPPALAPYLADAGPEFAVSLGLALRKMGK, translated from the coding sequence ATGAGCTTTCTCGAACAACTTGGTAATTTATTTGGAGACAAATCGAGTGCGAGCGTCGTCGGTGTGGACATCGGCGGTTCTTCGGCGAAGGTATTGCAGGTAAAGCGCGGTAGTCCAAAGCCAATTCTTGAGACCTATGGTGAGATTGCACTTGGACCTTATGCCGGCGTAGAAGTCGGCCAGGCAGCACTCAATCTTCCTGTCCCTACTATTGTTGAAGCATTGCGCGGACTCTTTAAGGAGGCGAACGTGACTTCGACTGACATGGTGTTTTCGCTTCCACTTTCTTCGACATTGCTTACGGTGATCGAACTTCCTGATGTTGGTGAGAAGCGGCTCGCAGAGATTGTGCCTATTGAAGCGCGCAAATATATTCCAATGAATGTGAACGAAGTTTCACTTTCGCACTGGGTGATTCCAAAGGCCGTCCGTAACTATGTTGATCCTGATGAAGAAGAACGCAATAAGAATGGTCCACCAAAGGTAGACGTGCTCCTCGCGGCAGTGCACAACGACATTTTGAAGCGCTTCCAAGACATCGCTACAGGGCTCGGTGCAAAAACCGCTTCCTTTGAGATCGAGGCATTCAGTACGATTCGCGCCGTCATGGGTCGCGAAAGTCAGCCTGTTGCCATTCTCGATATCGGTGCCGCATCCTCGAAGCTTGTGCTTGTTGAAGATGGCGTGGTGCGTGGCGCACACTTACTCTCCGTTGGTTCGCAGGAAGTGACCCAGGCACTTGCACGTGCGCATGGAGTGACGCTCCTCCAAGCAGAAGAGATGAAGCGTGAGTATGGTCTTATCGGAGATCCGAATGATCCCGCAATCGCCGAAATCGCACGCCTTGCAATCGAGCGTATCTTGGGTGAAGCAGTCCGTATCGTTCGTCGCTATGCGCAACAGCATCATGTCACTATGAGTCGTGTGATTCTCTGTGGTGCAGGCTCACTTATTAAGGGGCTCCCCGACGTAGCCCGTGGAGGTTTTGATTGTGAAATTGTCTACAGTGATAGTTTCTCACGTTTAACCACTCCTCCTGCACTTGCTCCATATCTTGCTGATGCGGGTCCAGAATTTGCCGTTTCCCTCGGTCTTGCGTTGCGCAAGATGGGGAAGTGA
- a CDS encoding phosphoribosyltransferase family protein: MSWWSEIVEALYPEQCIACNRKGASLCAFCERTIITKPTMLGDWLVALFEYRQPIVNKAIKDLKYRHCRGVSDYFGNALYREFFSPLARKPEEAGEIVLIPIPGSIEGNQRKGYNHAAEIALGVVKAAKAHDLNIVAEIDVLKKACCAGQQVKTASRGAREMNMKDAFVVEHPERVQGKHVVIIDDVVTTGETMRAARALLKKAGAKKVIGIAVAH, encoded by the coding sequence ATGAGTTGGTGGTCGGAGATTGTGGAAGCGCTCTATCCTGAGCAATGCATCGCATGTAACCGTAAGGGCGCAAGCCTTTGCGCTTTTTGTGAGCGCACAATCATTACGAAGCCGACGATGCTTGGGGATTGGCTTGTTGCGCTCTTTGAGTATCGTCAACCGATTGTGAATAAGGCGATTAAGGATCTCAAATATCGTCACTGCCGCGGAGTATCTGATTACTTTGGTAATGCACTGTATCGTGAATTCTTTTCACCGTTGGCACGTAAGCCCGAGGAGGCGGGTGAGATTGTACTTATTCCAATTCCTGGAAGTATTGAGGGCAATCAGCGTAAGGGGTACAACCATGCCGCTGAGATTGCGCTTGGCGTAGTGAAGGCGGCAAAGGCCCATGACCTTAATATTGTTGCGGAGATTGATGTGCTAAAGAAGGCATGTTGCGCGGGGCAGCAGGTGAAGACCGCGAGTCGTGGCGCACGTGAGATGAATATGAAAGATGCATTTGTTGTCGAACATCCTGAGCGCGTGCAGGGTAAGCATGTGGTCATCATTGATGATGTGGTGACGACGGGGGAGACGATGCGGGCAGCACGGGCGTTGCTTAAGAAGGCAGGAGCCAAAAAAGTGATAGGTATCGCAGTAGCGCATTAA